The following coding sequences are from one Geodermatophilus normandii window:
- a CDS encoding ABC transporter permease yields the protein MTDQQQLDLRKDEVEAGTTTGLASPSVDVTSDRQNSLWSDAWGELKRNPLFWIGAVLGLLFLLMAIVPQVFARGVDPRACDLANSKALPSAQHWFGYDQQGCDYLANVVYGARSSLIIGVTAVLVVLVLGVAVGAIAGYYGGITDGILSRLADIFYALPLILGALVLLRVGPSTDIPIINSRGPGAVAIALALFGWMTAMRLVRSQVIAVKSSDYVAAARAMGASSKRILVRHILPNAVAPVLVYATITIGVLIAAEATLTYLGVGLQRPAISWGLQIEAGQDSIRSAPHLVLFPSLILTLTVMAFVMMGDALRDALDPRQRA from the coding sequence ATGACTGACCAGCAGCAGTTGGACCTGCGCAAGGACGAGGTCGAGGCCGGCACCACCACCGGTCTGGCGAGCCCGTCGGTCGACGTCACCAGCGACCGGCAGAACAGCCTCTGGAGCGACGCCTGGGGCGAGCTCAAGCGCAACCCGCTGTTCTGGATCGGCGCCGTCCTCGGCCTGCTGTTCCTCCTCATGGCGATCGTCCCGCAGGTGTTCGCCCGCGGCGTCGACCCGCGGGCCTGCGACCTGGCCAACTCCAAGGCCCTGCCGTCGGCCCAGCACTGGTTCGGCTACGACCAGCAGGGCTGTGACTACCTGGCCAACGTCGTCTACGGGGCGCGCAGCTCGCTGATCATCGGCGTCACGGCGGTGCTCGTGGTGCTGGTGCTCGGCGTCGCCGTCGGGGCCATCGCCGGCTACTACGGCGGCATCACCGACGGGATCCTGTCCCGGCTGGCCGACATCTTCTACGCGCTGCCGCTGATCCTCGGTGCGCTGGTGCTGCTGCGCGTCGGGCCCTCGACCGACATCCCGATCATCAACAGCCGGGGGCCGGGAGCGGTCGCCATCGCCCTGGCGCTGTTCGGCTGGATGACGGCGATGCGGCTGGTCCGCTCGCAGGTCATCGCCGTGAAGAGCTCCGACTACGTGGCCGCGGCGCGGGCGATGGGCGCGTCGAGCAAGCGCATCCTCGTCCGGCACATCCTGCCCAACGCGGTGGCGCCGGTGCTGGTCTACGCGACCATCACCATCGGCGTCCTCATCGCCGCCGAGGCGACGCTGACCTACCTCGGCGTGGGCCTGCAGCGGCCGGCGATCTCCTGGGGCCTGCAGATCGAGGCCGGCCAGGACTCGATCCGCAGCGCCCCCCACCTCGTCCTGTTCCCCAGCCTGATCCTGACCCTGACCGTGATGGCGTTCGTGATGATGGGTGACGCCCTGCGCGACGCCCTCGACCCGAGGCAGCGCGCATGA
- a CDS encoding peptide ABC transporter substrate-binding protein, whose translation MKLSKRRSALLAAGLSGALLLSACGGGDDSGSGGSGGGSGEGGGTFSMYIGEPENPLVPGDTTESEGDQVVNALWTGLVKYTEEGEVDFSGVAESIESDDNQNWTITLKDGWTFHDGTPVNAESFVRAWNYTANPQNAQDAGSYLSRIAGFQELQDGAATELSGLAVVDDTTFTVQLSQPFALFPAVVGYNSFYPLPESFYDDPAAFGTRPIGNGPFQAEEDFVPGEGITLTRYDDYAGDDKAQADSVEFRVYADVNTAYNDAQAGNVDIIDVIPPDVIESAESEFGEGFIRTESSQITYLGFPTYDERFADPRVRQAISMAVDRDAISQAIFSGTRAPADSFVAPVVDGYREGSCTYCELDVDRANQLLDDAGFDRSQPIDLWFNAGAGHDAWMEAVGNQLRQNLGVEYVLQGNLDFSEYLPLGEAQGWTGPFRYGWSFDYPAAESYLTPLFTEAALPPLGSNYSFYTDPQVQELITRGDQATDEAEAIADYQAAEDIINEAMPMAPMFFTEIQSVHTENVSNVRLDLFQRVVVSEVTVNS comes from the coding sequence GTGAAGTTGAGCAAGCGCCGGTCGGCGCTCCTGGCGGCCGGCCTGTCCGGTGCGCTGCTGCTGTCCGCCTGTGGCGGCGGCGACGACAGCGGGTCCGGGGGTTCCGGCGGCGGCAGCGGCGAGGGTGGCGGCACCTTCAGCATGTACATCGGCGAGCCCGAGAACCCGCTCGTCCCCGGTGACACCACCGAGTCCGAGGGTGACCAGGTCGTCAACGCCCTGTGGACCGGCCTCGTGAAGTACACCGAGGAGGGCGAGGTCGACTTCAGCGGCGTCGCGGAGTCGATCGAGTCCGACGACAACCAGAACTGGACGATCACCCTCAAGGACGGCTGGACGTTCCACGACGGCACCCCCGTCAACGCCGAGTCCTTCGTGCGGGCCTGGAACTACACCGCCAACCCGCAGAACGCCCAGGACGCGGGCTCCTACCTCTCGCGCATCGCCGGCTTCCAGGAGCTGCAGGACGGCGCGGCCACCGAGCTCTCGGGCCTGGCCGTCGTCGACGACACGACCTTCACGGTCCAGCTGTCGCAGCCGTTCGCGCTGTTCCCGGCCGTCGTCGGCTACAACAGCTTCTACCCGCTGCCCGAGTCCTTCTACGACGACCCGGCGGCCTTCGGCACCCGGCCGATCGGCAACGGCCCCTTCCAGGCCGAGGAGGACTTCGTCCCGGGTGAGGGCATCACGCTGACCCGCTACGACGACTACGCCGGCGACGACAAGGCCCAGGCCGACTCGGTCGAGTTCCGCGTCTACGCCGACGTCAACACCGCCTACAACGACGCGCAGGCCGGCAACGTCGACATCATCGACGTCATCCCGCCCGACGTCATCGAGTCGGCGGAGAGCGAGTTCGGCGAGGGCTTCATCCGCACCGAGTCCTCGCAGATCACCTACCTCGGCTTCCCGACCTACGACGAGCGCTTCGCCGACCCGCGGGTCCGCCAGGCGATCTCGATGGCCGTCGACCGTGACGCGATCTCGCAGGCCATCTTCTCCGGCACCCGTGCGCCGGCCGACTCCTTCGTCGCGCCGGTCGTCGACGGCTACCGCGAGGGCAGCTGCACCTACTGCGAGCTCGACGTCGACCGGGCCAACCAGCTCCTCGACGACGCGGGCTTCGACCGCAGCCAGCCCATCGACCTGTGGTTCAACGCCGGCGCCGGCCACGACGCCTGGATGGAGGCCGTCGGCAACCAGCTGCGCCAGAACCTCGGCGTCGAGTACGTCCTCCAGGGCAACCTGGACTTCTCGGAGTACCTGCCCCTCGGCGAGGCGCAGGGCTGGACCGGCCCGTTCCGGTACGGCTGGAGCTTCGACTACCCGGCCGCGGAGAGCTACCTGACCCCGCTCTTCACGGAGGCGGCCCTGCCCCCGCTGGGCTCGAACTACAGCTTCTACACCGACCCCCAGGTCCAGGAGCTGATCACCCGGGGCGACCAGGCCACCGACGAGGCCGAGGCCATCGCCGACTACCAGGCCGCGGAGGACATCATCAACGAGGCCATGCCGATGGCCCCGATGTTCTTCACCGAGATCCAGTCGGTGCACACCGAGAACGTCAGCAACGTCCGGCTGGACCTGTTCCAGCGGGTCGTCGTCTCCGAGGTCACCGTCAACAGCTGA
- a CDS encoding RrF2 family transcriptional regulator encodes MRITARVDYAVRAAVELAAAAPGALTCDRIATNQGLPSRFLQGILGDLQHARLVTSQRGREGGYRLALPPSEISIARVMRVEQGFLAEVHGQRPEDVSYPGAAEELASVWVAARAAYRRVLEEVTLADVVAGKLPGHVAELAAVEGAWRSFGDEPS; translated from the coding sequence GTGCGCATCACCGCCCGGGTCGACTACGCCGTCCGCGCGGCCGTGGAGCTGGCCGCGGCGGCGCCGGGTGCCCTGACCTGCGACCGCATCGCCACCAACCAGGGCCTGCCCTCGCGCTTCCTGCAGGGGATCCTCGGTGACCTGCAACACGCCCGGCTGGTCACCAGCCAGCGGGGCCGGGAGGGTGGTTACCGCCTCGCGCTGCCGCCGTCGGAGATCTCGATCGCCCGGGTCATGCGGGTGGAGCAGGGTTTCCTCGCCGAGGTGCACGGCCAGCGCCCCGAGGACGTGAGCTACCCCGGCGCCGCGGAGGAGCTGGCCAGCGTCTGGGTCGCCGCCCGTGCGGCGTACCGGCGCGTGCTCGAGGAGGTGACCCTCGCCGACGTCGTCGCCGGGAAGCTGCCGGGTCACGTCGCCGAGCTCGCCGCCGTCGAGGGCGCGTGGCGGTCCTTCGGCGACGAGCCCTCCTGA
- a CDS encoding CsbD family protein codes for MSGIDKLQNKAQELAGEGKERVGEATGDRELQAEGANDKAAGNLKQAGEKVKDVFK; via the coding sequence ATGAGCGGCATCGACAAGCTGCAGAACAAGGCCCAGGAGCTGGCGGGCGAGGGCAAGGAGCGCGTCGGCGAGGCCACCGGTGACCGCGAGCTGCAGGCCGAGGGCGCCAACGACAAGGCCGCCGGCAACCTCAAGCAGGCCGGCGAGAAGGTCAAGGACGTCTTCAAGTAG
- a CDS encoding ABC transporter permease, with the protein MGRYVARRLLLTIPVLIGASFLIFAMVYALPGDPIRALGGDRPLSPAVVEVLREQFHLDDPLYVQYWEYVKGLFSGDLGTDFRGRPVLETIERTLPVTVELTIVAIVIEAVIGLTAGVLAGIRRNSFFDNLVLVSTTLVVSIPILVLAFITQLLFGLKLGWFPIAGTREGIYGYILPGLVLASGSLAYVARLTRTSLAENLRADYVRTARAKGLPNRTVIVRHTLRNSLIPVVTFIGADIGALLGGAIVTESVFNLPGIGREVFDSVRAQEGAVVVGIVTLMVFFFIFFNLVVDVLYAVLDPRIRYD; encoded by the coding sequence ATGGGCCGCTACGTCGCGCGCCGCCTGTTGCTCACCATCCCGGTTCTGATCGGCGCGTCCTTCCTGATCTTCGCGATGGTCTACGCCCTGCCGGGTGACCCCATCCGCGCCCTCGGCGGCGACCGTCCCCTGTCCCCCGCCGTGGTGGAGGTGCTCCGCGAGCAGTTCCACCTCGACGACCCGCTCTACGTGCAGTACTGGGAGTACGTGAAGGGTCTGTTCTCCGGCGACCTCGGCACCGACTTCCGCGGCCGCCCGGTCCTGGAGACCATCGAGCGGACCCTGCCGGTCACCGTCGAGCTGACGATCGTCGCGATCGTCATCGAGGCCGTCATCGGGCTCACCGCCGGCGTGCTGGCCGGCATCCGGCGCAACAGCTTCTTCGACAACCTGGTGCTGGTCTCCACCACGCTGGTCGTGTCGATCCCGATCCTGGTGCTGGCGTTCATCACCCAGCTGCTGTTCGGCCTGAAGCTCGGCTGGTTCCCCATCGCCGGCACCCGCGAGGGCATCTACGGCTACATCCTCCCCGGCCTGGTGCTCGCCTCCGGATCGCTGGCCTACGTCGCCCGGCTGACCCGCACCAGCCTCGCGGAGAACCTGCGCGCGGACTACGTCCGGACCGCGCGGGCCAAGGGCCTGCCCAACCGGACGGTCATCGTCCGGCACACGCTGCGGAACAGCCTGATCCCGGTCGTCACCTTCATCGGCGCGGACATCGGCGCGCTGCTCGGCGGGGCGATCGTCACCGAGTCGGTCTTCAACCTGCCCGGCATCGGGCGGGAGGTCTTCGACTCGGTGCGCGCCCAGGAAGGCGCCGTCGTCGTCGGCATCGTCACCCTGATGGTGTTCTTCTTCATCTTCTTCAACCTGGTCGTCGACGTGCTCTACGCCGTCCTGGACCCGAGGATCCGCTATGACTGA
- a CDS encoding (deoxy)nucleoside triphosphate pyrophosphohydrolase: MYRLRFTTVVAAPLTVAFDVARALGRPWPFPLEEVDSVRPVRDLYAAGPHRGWRRLTHERRFTASGAGTVVEEQVAWETGLPGVLGRLVDRTVLRRRVRRAMCRHLDGYAAAAAVRALDVVQVVGAAVVRGDRVLVAQRGSGPLAGLWEFPGGKVEPGEDHLGALVRECAEELGVVVAPKDFLGEVLLDGSVAGGVPGTSTLRVWSARLAAGEPVAREHRELRWVCAGDLEGLDWIAADRPLLPAVRALLAP, from the coding sequence GTGTACCGGCTGCGCTTCACCACCGTCGTGGCGGCGCCGCTGACCGTGGCGTTCGACGTCGCGCGGGCCCTCGGCCGCCCCTGGCCGTTCCCGCTGGAGGAGGTCGACTCGGTCCGTCCGGTGCGCGACCTGTACGCCGCCGGACCCCACCGCGGCTGGCGGCGGCTGACCCACGAGCGGCGGTTCACGGCGAGCGGCGCCGGCACCGTCGTCGAGGAGCAGGTGGCCTGGGAGACCGGGCTGCCGGGCGTCCTCGGCCGCCTGGTCGACCGGACGGTCCTGCGTCGGAGGGTCCGGCGCGCCATGTGCCGGCACCTCGACGGCTACGCCGCAGCGGCAGCGGTGCGTGCCCTCGACGTCGTCCAGGTGGTGGGGGCCGCCGTCGTCCGGGGGGACCGTGTGCTGGTCGCCCAGCGCGGGTCCGGGCCGCTGGCCGGCCTGTGGGAGTTCCCCGGCGGCAAGGTCGAGCCGGGGGAGGACCACCTCGGCGCGCTGGTGCGCGAGTGCGCCGAGGAGCTCGGGGTCGTCGTCGCGCCGAAGGACTTCCTCGGCGAGGTCCTGCTGGACGGCTCCGTGGCCGGCGGCGTGCCGGGGACCTCGACCCTGCGCGTGTGGTCGGCGCGGCTGGCCGCCGGTGAGCCGGTGGCCCGCGAGCACCGGGAGCTGCGGTGGGTGTGCGCCGGCGACCTCGAGGGCCTGGACTGGATCGCGGCCGACCGTCCGCTGCTCCCCGCGGTCCGGGCGCTGCTCGCGCCCTAG
- a CDS encoding nitrite/sulfite reductase, producing the protein MSAPPRSSRPVRGQGQWALGYREPLNPNERMKKDSDGLEVRQRILDIYSKTGFDGIDPGDLRGRMRWMGLYTQRAQGIPGGKTAVLEPEELEDSFFMMRARIDGGQLTSEALRVLGGISTEFGRDVADVTDRQNVQYHWIRIEDVPEIWRRLESVGLSTMEACGDVPRVMLGCPLAGVLEDEVLDATDVIAETVEKYVGNPEFSNLPRKWKTSMSGCVDHCTEPEIDDVSFVGVVNEAGEAGYDLWVGGGLSTNPMFAQRIGVFVRPDQVTDVWAACTAIFRDYGYRRQRNRARIKFLMADWGPERFRQVLQDEYLHEALPDGPAPAPAKHDQRDHVGVARQKDGRNAVGFALRTGRISGSLLTTIADLADEYGEGRIRTTTQQKLVILDVPDEKVEDLVAALAEHDLQVRPSAFRRGTMACTGLEFCKLAIVETKQHAQDLYAELEKRLPDFDTPIGINVNGCPNSCARFQTADIGFKGSMVRDDNGEMVEGFQVHLGGHLGVEATFGRKFRGHKVTKAETADYCERLLRGFLERRTPGESFAHYVSRAEEAWLL; encoded by the coding sequence GTGTCCGCTCCTCCCCGTTCCAGCCGGCCCGTCCGCGGCCAGGGCCAGTGGGCGCTCGGCTATCGGGAGCCGCTCAACCCGAACGAGCGGATGAAGAAGGACTCCGACGGGCTCGAGGTCCGTCAGCGCATCCTCGACATCTACTCGAAGACCGGCTTCGACGGCATCGACCCGGGTGACCTGCGCGGCCGCATGCGCTGGATGGGCCTCTACACCCAGCGCGCCCAGGGCATCCCCGGCGGCAAGACCGCCGTGCTGGAACCGGAGGAGCTCGAGGACTCCTTCTTCATGATGCGGGCCCGCATCGACGGCGGGCAGCTGACCAGCGAGGCCCTGCGGGTCCTCGGCGGCATCAGCACCGAGTTCGGCCGGGACGTCGCCGACGTCACCGACCGGCAGAACGTCCAGTACCACTGGATCCGCATCGAGGACGTGCCCGAGATCTGGCGGCGCCTGGAGTCGGTCGGCCTGAGCACGATGGAGGCGTGCGGTGACGTGCCGCGCGTGATGCTCGGCTGCCCGCTCGCCGGGGTCCTCGAGGACGAGGTCCTCGACGCCACCGACGTCATCGCCGAGACGGTCGAGAAGTACGTCGGCAACCCCGAGTTCAGCAACCTGCCGCGCAAGTGGAAGACGTCGATGTCCGGCTGCGTCGACCACTGCACCGAGCCGGAGATCGACGACGTCTCCTTCGTCGGTGTCGTGAACGAGGCGGGCGAGGCCGGCTACGACCTGTGGGTGGGCGGCGGCCTGTCGACCAACCCGATGTTCGCCCAGCGCATCGGCGTCTTCGTCCGGCCCGACCAGGTCACCGACGTGTGGGCGGCCTGCACCGCGATCTTCCGCGACTACGGCTACCGCCGGCAGCGCAACCGCGCCCGGATCAAGTTCCTCATGGCCGACTGGGGCCCGGAGAGGTTCCGGCAGGTCCTGCAGGACGAGTACCTGCACGAGGCGCTGCCCGACGGCCCGGCGCCCGCCCCGGCGAAGCACGACCAGCGCGACCACGTCGGCGTCGCGCGGCAGAAGGACGGGCGCAACGCCGTCGGCTTCGCGCTGCGCACCGGCCGGATCAGCGGCTCGCTGCTGACCACGATCGCCGACCTCGCCGACGAGTACGGCGAGGGGCGGATCCGGACCACGACCCAGCAGAAGCTGGTGATCCTCGACGTGCCGGACGAGAAGGTCGAGGACCTCGTCGCGGCCCTGGCCGAGCACGACCTCCAGGTCCGCCCGAGCGCGTTCCGCCGCGGGACCATGGCCTGCACCGGCCTGGAGTTCTGCAAGCTCGCGATCGTCGAGACCAAGCAGCACGCCCAGGACCTGTACGCCGAGCTGGAGAAGCGGCTGCCGGACTTCGACACCCCCATCGGCATCAACGTCAACGGCTGCCCGAACAGCTGCGCCCGGTTCCAGACCGCCGACATCGGCTTCAAGGGCTCGATGGTCCGCGACGACAACGGCGAGATGGTCGAGGGCTTCCAGGTGCACCTGGGCGGGCACCTCGGCGTGGAGGCCACCTTCGGCCGCAAGTTCCGC